The window CCCATTCTGATCCAACCCTTGAGAGGCATGTATGGCTGATTTCACCAAGTTTCTGACCACGGCCCCGGTGGCGTTCATCCTGTTCTCCTCTTTCGTCTTCGCGCTGTTCATTGAGATCAATCGCTTCTTCCCCGATATCTTGACCTTCTGATCCGCTTCCTTTGGGATCCCTGTGGGCCAACCCCATTGCCTATAGGGATCCCTGCTCATTGTTGAGATGTTGTTGAGATGGTTTGATCCCCCTTTGCGCTGGACACAGAGTTGCTGACATGGCTGACATGGTTGAACCCAATGCCGATATTGCTCCGCCCAGCGAGGGCTACATCACCGTTCCTGAGGGGGATCCGCAAATTGGCGATCTCTGGACGCCGATCAACCATGCACCTGCCGTCCGCCTGTTGATTGACTGGTTACCGATCAACCGCCCTGGCCTCAGCCCGATTTGGCGTGGGTTGGAAATTGGCATGGCCCATGGCTACTGGTTGGTGGGGCCTTTTGCCAAACTAGGCCCGTTGCGCAATGAACCCACTGCTCTTTTGAGTGGTTTTTTGGGGGCCTGTGGTTTGATCTTGATCATGACTGCCGCCCTTTCCCTTTACGGCACCGTTACCTCCCATCGCAATATCGGCCCCGTGGGGGGATCCCAGTCTTGGAGTGAGTTGGCGGCTGGCTTTTTGGTGGGCAGCATCGGTGGGGCCATCGTCGCCTACTTGTTATTGCTCAACATCGATGTGTTGTTGCCAGGCTTGGGCTAACCCTAATCCATTACCTCATCCACCACATCCTTGATGGATTCTCGGGTATCTTCAACGACTTGGCGGGCGGCTGCTTCCGCTTGTTTGGCCTTATCTTCCAGCTTTTCCCGTTGGTCTCCGGTGAGTTCACCAACAGCCTCCTGGATTTTACCTTCCAGAGTTTTGGCAGTGGTTTCAACGTGCTTTTCAAGGCTCATAAAGTAGGCCCCTCCAGTCGTAGTGCCTTGTTCCTTCGTACAACATGCCACCCCCCTAGCCCAGTGATCCGGATCACCCTTGGGCTGTTTTCGATGGTGAGCATCAGGCTGGTCGAACAGAGGACGCTTGTCCTAGCATAGATTGAATCTTGAAATGAGCCGACGACAGCGATTCTGAATATCTCTACACAATTCTCCCAATCTGCCGTGAACGATTTGCTGTCTGATCCCACTTCAGAAAAGCTCTCTCTGGCTGAGATTCGCCGCTTGCCGCCGGCAGCCTTGGCCTATTTGGGAGATGCCATCTACGAGCTGCATGTGCGTCGCCAGCAGTTATTTCCTCCGGATCGATTGGAGCGTTATCACCAGCAGGTGGTAGGAAGGGTGCGGGGGTCTGCTCAGGCGAAATTGTTGCTGATGTTGTTGCCTCATCTCAACCCTGAAGAGCAGGAAGTGGTTCGTTGGGGGCGCAATGGCTGCGGTCGTCCCCCCCGACATTTACCGTTGGCGGATTATCAAAATGCCAGTGGGTTAGAAACCATCCTCGGCTACCTTTATTTGGTCAACCTGGAGCGGCTAAGGCAAGTCTTGGCTCTTACAGATGTTTTGGCGGAGGCCGTGGCGAAGCAAGAAGGCTAGGATGGTTCTTTGCTCTGCATCCGTTTCGATCTCATGCCCAAGCCCCCTCAGCGCAAACCCTCTCTACAGCTATCCCGTGCTGGCAAACCGCAGCGGCGCGGCGGGCAATCCGGTGGTGCCAGTCGGGTGCAGCGGCCCAAAGGTCGAGATAGACAAGAGAGCTCTCCTCCAGTTCCCAGAGCTGCTGCGGAGGAGGCTCCGCTAAAACCGATTCGCCGTGATTCGGAACGGGAACGGCCCAAACGGGTGATTCGCACGCAACCTGCACGCGAACGCCGTCGGGATCCGATTCCTTCACCCCGAGAGGTTCTGGCAGAGGTTCCCTCGCGTCCTGATCCCCAAGCGACGGTAGCAGACCCAGAACCCGATCAAGAGATCATCTACGGTCGTCAGGCATTGCTGGCGGCTCTGCGGGCCCAATCCACCCTTAACCGGGTTTGGATTCTTTCTCGGTTGCGCTACAGCCCCCAATTTCTGCCCCTCCTGGAAGAGGCCAA is drawn from Thermostichus vulcanus str. 'Rupite' and contains these coding sequences:
- a CDS encoding photosystem I reaction center subunit XI codes for the protein MADMVEPNADIAPPSEGYITVPEGDPQIGDLWTPINHAPAVRLLIDWLPINRPGLSPIWRGLEIGMAHGYWLVGPFAKLGPLRNEPTALLSGFLGACGLILIMTAALSLYGTVTSHRNIGPVGGSQSWSELAAGFLVGSIGGAIVAYLLLLNIDVLLPGLG
- a CDS encoding ribonuclease III domain-containing protein gives rise to the protein MNDLLSDPTSEKLSLAEIRRLPPAALAYLGDAIYELHVRRQQLFPPDRLERYHQQVVGRVRGSAQAKLLLMLLPHLNPEEQEVVRWGRNGCGRPPRHLPLADYQNASGLETILGYLYLVNLERLRQVLALTDVLAEAVAKQEG
- a CDS encoding photosystem I reaction center subunit IX; its protein translation is MADFTKFLTTAPVAFILFSSFVFALFIEINRFFPDILTF
- a CDS encoding CsbD family protein, translating into MSLEKHVETTAKTLEGKIQEAVGELTGDQREKLEDKAKQAEAAARQVVEDTRESIKDVVDEVMD